From Planctomycetota bacterium, a single genomic window includes:
- a CDS encoding response regulator transcription factor: protein MPRTVLVIDDEPEMLRLLDYNLTRAGYAVLTARDGESGLAAARRHAPDLVILDVMMPGLDGLEVCKRLRQEPATAPRPILMLTAKAEESDRVLGLELGADDYLAKPFGMRELLARVKALLRRAEGGSEPAEILRVGRLVIDSGRRQVTAAGKAVALTTTEFNLLRALAERPGRVKSREDLIGAARGEDAEVVDRTVDVHVAALRRKLGKLGDMIETVRGVGYRLRED, encoded by the coding sequence ATGCCACGGACGGTCCTCGTCATCGACGACGAGCCGGAGATGCTCAGGCTGCTCGACTACAACCTGACGCGCGCGGGGTACGCCGTTCTGACGGCCCGCGACGGTGAATCGGGGCTGGCGGCCGCCCGGCGGCACGCCCCCGACCTCGTGATCCTCGACGTCATGATGCCGGGTCTCGACGGTCTGGAAGTCTGCAAGCGCCTCCGGCAGGAGCCGGCCACCGCGCCCCGGCCGATCCTCATGCTGACGGCCAAGGCGGAAGAGTCGGACCGCGTTCTGGGACTCGAGCTCGGAGCGGACGACTACCTCGCCAAGCCCTTCGGGATGAGGGAGCTTCTGGCGCGCGTCAAGGCGCTCCTGAGACGGGCGGAAGGGGGATCCGAACCGGCCGAGATCCTCCGGGTCGGCCGGCTCGTGATCGACTCGGGCAGGCGCCAGGTGACGGCGGCCGGCAAGGCCGTGGCTCTGACGACCACGGAGTTCAACCTTCTGCGGGCCCTGGCCGAGCGGCCGGGGCGGGTGAAATCCCGCGAGGACCTGATCGGGGCCGCGCGCGGAGAGGACGCCGAGGTGGTGGACCGCACCGTGGACGTCCACGTGGCGGCGCTGCGGCGGAAGCTCGGA
- the phoU gene encoding phosphate signaling complex protein PhoU, translating into MIHRHFEEALAELKGRLVRMGTLAEAMVDEAVRSLLERAGDRHAEVYRREEEVNALHLEIDERAIGILALQHPVAADLRLVVMSSKIAGELERIADQAVNICQNTAHLLKYPPLKPLIDIPLMADRARAMLRESLDAFVRSDAALARKVLRDDDAVDALKDQVFRELLTYMMADPGTIPRALDLILVSRNLERVADHATNIAEEAIYAAEGKDVRHHHEQEQRSGEGE; encoded by the coding sequence ATGATCCATCGCCATTTCGAGGAGGCCCTCGCGGAGCTCAAGGGCCGTCTCGTCCGGATGGGGACCCTGGCGGAGGCGATGGTCGACGAGGCCGTCCGGAGTCTCCTCGAGCGCGCCGGCGATCGGCACGCGGAGGTCTACCGCCGGGAGGAGGAGGTCAACGCGCTGCATCTGGAGATCGACGAACGGGCGATCGGGATCCTGGCGCTCCAGCATCCGGTGGCGGCGGACCTGAGGCTGGTGGTCATGTCCTCGAAGATCGCCGGCGAGCTGGAACGGATCGCCGACCAGGCCGTCAACATTTGTCAGAACACCGCCCACCTCCTAAAATATCCTCCGCTGAAACCGCTCATCGACATTCCGCTCATGGCCGACCGGGCCCGGGCGATGCTCCGGGAGAGCCTGGACGCCTTCGTGCGTTCAGACGCGGCGCTCGCGCGCAAGGTGCTTCGCGACGACGACGCCGTGGACGCCCTCAAGGACCAGGTCTTCCGCGAGCTTCTGACCTACATGATGGCCGATCCGGGGACGATCCCGCGGGCGCTCGACCTTATCCTCGTGTCGCGGAACCTCGAACGCGTGGCGGATCACGCCACCAACATCGCCGAGGAGGCGATTTACGCCGCCGAAGGAAAGGACGTGCGTCACCACCACGAACAGGAGCAGCGGTCCGGGGAGGGGGAATAG
- a CDS encoding CBS domain-containing protein: protein MFVRHWMTSPAVTLPAETPAVDALELMLVRRIRRIPVLGEGGMLAGIVTRDDLQRVLGVSENSVRRTRVTLGDIMTPRVRTVAPEDPLERAARIMLENDIAGLPVVQGDRVVGMITESDIFAAFTRIMGLCEPGGRVVLTIPEGSDLLETLRARTAGIALRSLAAYPAPGGGWEAVARVRGRRASAGTEEPDLGEGDAGKGTSRGPAVAGGLSG, encoded by the coding sequence ATGTTCGTGAGACACTGGATGACGAGCCCGGCGGTGACGCTTCCGGCCGAAACGCCGGCCGTGGACGCCCTCGAGCTGATGCTGGTGCGTCGGATCCGCCGGATTCCCGTGCTCGGAGAGGGCGGGATGCTGGCGGGGATCGTGACCCGCGACGATCTTCAGAGAGTGTTGGGAGTTTCCGAGAATTCCGTCCGCCGGACGCGGGTGACGCTGGGCGATATCATGACCCCCAGGGTGCGGACGGTGGCCCCCGAGGATCCCCTGGAGCGCGCGGCCCGGATCATGCTGGAGAACGACATCGCCGGGCTGCCGGTGGTGCAGGGCGATCGGGTCGTCGGAATGATCACGGAATCGGATATCTTCGCGGCGTTCACCCGAATCATGGGATTGTGCGAGCCCGGCGGGAGGGTCGTGTTGACGATTCCGGAAGGATCCGATCTGCTGGAGACGCTTCGGGCGCGGACGGCGGGCATCGCGCTCAGGAGCCTGGCCGCCTATCCGGCTCCCGGCGGCGGATGGGAAGCCGTGGCCCGCGTCCGGGGGCGTCGTGCCTCCGCCGGGACGGAAGAGCCCGACCTGGGGGAGGGCGACGCCGGGAAAGGGACGTCCCGAGGGCCCGCCGTCGCAGGAGGATTGTCCGGATGA